CTGTTAATCCTGATCGTGCTTACCCTGTATTGTTAAACTTGCTTCCTGCCGGATTAAAAGGTCTTTCATTCGCGGCATTAACCGCTGCGGTTGTGGCATCTTTAGCCGGTAAAGCAAATAGTATTGCTACCATTTTTACTTTGGATATTTACAAAAAAGTATTAAATGTTGAGGCATCAGAAAAAAACCTGGTAATGACTGGTAAAATTTCTATTGTTGTTGCCATGTTCATGGGTGTAGTAATTGCACCATTATTGGGTATCGATAAAAAAGGTGGTTTTGAATATATTCAAGAATATACCGGTTTTGTATCTCCTGGTATTTTTGCCATGTTTATTTTAGGTTTCTTCTGGAAAAGAACCACTTCAAGTGCCGCACTATTTGCGACGATTGGTGGTTTCGGTTTGTCAGTTTTACTTAAATTCTTACCTATAATAGCCGATCTTTCCTGGTTGTCGGGAATGGGTTTCTCTGTTAAAAACGCAGATGGGGTGTACGAAATTCCATTTTTAGATCGTATGGGCTTTGTATTTGTATTCTGTATCCTTGGTATGGTGATCATCAGCTTAGCGAGCGATAAAGTTAAAGCAGAAGCTAAAGGATTGGCTATCGATGCTAAAATGTTTAAAACTACTACCAGTTTCGCAGTAGGCGCTTTAATTATTATTGGCTTATTGGTTGCACTTTACAGTGTATATTGGTAAAGAATAAGTTATAGTAATGAAAAGGGGGATAAAATCTGACGATTTCATCCCCCTTTTCATTTAAATGCGATTGCTTTTAAAATTTAGACTCTGAATCTTTATGTCTTAATTCCTTAATGCTAAAACTGTTATGCTGATCTGTAGCGAAGCGGAAAGCTACGAAGTAAACCGAGTCTTAAGCGAGCTCACCGAAAGTAATTTATTTCAGCATCTTTCTATAAATTATTAGAATTGATTGCCTGCTACTAATCCTCCTCTGTTGCCAGCTTTTTCACCAACCAAGGTAAAGTCAGCCCTTGTCCAATTAAGGTAAACAACACCACTACAACTGATATAAATATAATCGCATTTCGCTGTGGAAACGCACTTCCATCAGATAAGGTGGCCGGTAACCCAATAGCAATGGCCAGCGAAACAATACCTCTCATGCCCGACCAGCTGATAATCAAACTGTTCTTGAAATCCAGCAATGCGCCCTCTGTAATACGGTGCTTCCCTTTCTGAAAAGCTTTTTGAAGATTAAATTTTTGTAAGAAAACACGTGCCATCCGCAATAGTAAAGCTATAATGGTAATCACCAGTGAATAACCGATATAAGGTAGAATATCGGTACCGCTAATGTTTTTGTATACATAAGGAAACTGTAAGCCAATTAATATGAAAATTAGTCCATTCAATAAAAAGATAATAATATCCCAGATGTTTTTAGACTGGTTTTTAAGCTGCTCCGGAAATACCTTGTTGCTAAACCTGGATATTCCCAGCCCTAAGATAACAACTGCAATAACCCCTGAAACATGTACTTGTTCTGCAATTAAATAGGTAACAAAAGGCATTAACAATATAAAGCTAATGGTTGCCAGGCGGTTATTATGAATCCGCTTAATAATAAATGCTAAAATTTTCGACATCACCATGCCGGTTAAGAATCCGCCAGCCATTAAAAGGACAAATTCGAGAGATGCCTTCCAAAATACGAAGGCTGTTCCAGTTACTGCGGCAACCGCAAAACGATAAGCTACCAGCGCAGAAGCATCGTTAACTAAACTTTCACCCTCCAAAATGGTGTTGGTTTTGTGAGATAAACCCAGTCCCTTAGTAATACTCATAGCAGCAACCGCGTCAGTAGCAGAAAGAATTGCACCTAACACAAAAGATACCGGCCAACTCATCCCTGGAATTATATAGTGGGCAACTACAGCAATGCCAATAGCGGTGATAAAAACCAACGTAATGGCTAGGGTTAATATGGTGTTAATATTTGTTTTAAATTCTTTAAACGAGATATTAAAGGCAGCATCGTAAAGCAATGGCGGTAGGAATATCAAAAATATAATTTCGGGATTAATATCAATTGGCGGTAAAGAAGGTATAAAACCTACTGCAATTCCAGCTATAATCAAAAGGATAGGATAGGGGATTTTAATTCGGTCTGCAATAGCAGAAAGGCCAATCATCACCGCTAAAATAAATATTACAATGGCATAATTTTCCATATCTGTAAATGCGTTTTTAATAAATGTGGAAACACTTATTTGCAAAATATATGTTTAGAACCGAATTAAAAAGCTCCTAATTGAACTAAACTGGTTAACGAAATAAAAGGATAAATAATCCTCCTAGAATAAAGAAGAAACTTTAATTAATGCTGAAATGAAATGAGGAAATATCGTTGATGTGAAAACTACCGTTGTAACCTAGGTCTTTTACTTTTAAAAGCTGGGTTGGCTTTTGGCTTTGTTGTTTTAGCCCCACTTTCCTCTTCCGATATCTTAACAGTAATTATATTACCTTTAAATGTTTCGCCATTTAAGGTTGATACGATGTTTTTGGCATCAGGAAGACTATAAATTTCCAGAAAAGCATAGCCTTTACATTTGCCAGTAGCCCTGTCGCGAACAATTTTAATTGTTTCTACCCTGCCATGCAGGCTAACCAATATTGCCAAATCCATCTCTTGGATATTGTCAGGAAGGCCACCTATGAAAATCTTAACCATTAATTCTTTAATTTGAGCGAACATTTGGATTAAATCCAGAACTGTTCTTTTAGACCTGCAAAATAAGCAAAATGATATTGTTACCCAAACTAATTAGCTGAATTTTGCTTCATTTTTTATCATAAATTTGTGAAGAGCAGATATATATATTGATGTTAACAGTCAGAAAATGTACATTCGCTTTCTAATCATCCAAAAATAGTTAAAATATGAGCATTCACAGGTTAAGATCTATACTTCTCATCGTATTATTACTTTTCACATCTCAGTTTATTCAGGCTAAAATTTTATTGCCCTCGGTTTTTGGCAATAACATGGTTTTACAGCAAAAAACCAATGCAGCCATTTGGGGCCAAGCAGACGCTGGTAAAGCAGTTAAAGTAACGGTTTCGTGGAATAAAATTAACTATGGTGCTATTGCAGATGCCAATGGTAATTGGAAAATTAAAGTAGCAACACCAGGTTACGGAGGACCATATACCATCACCATATCTGATGGAGAGTTATTGGTGCTTAACAATATATTAATTGGCGATGTATGGATATGTTCTGGGCAGTCGAATATGGAAATGCCGCTGGCAGGCTGGGGCAAAATCCTAAACTACGAAAAAGAAATTGCCGAAGCTAAATTTCCAGATATCCGTTTATTGCAGGTAGATCATGTTACCAGCAATTCACCTATTAATGATGCCAAGGTAGCAAATGATGGCTGGCAGGAATGCAGCCCGAAATATATAGCCGGGTTTTCTTCCACCGCATATTTCTTCGCACGCGAAGTGTACGAGAAAACCAAAATCCCTATCGGCCTGATTCATACTTCATGGGGCGGAACAATTGCTGAAGCCTGGACCAGCGCCGAATCATTAAAAAAAATGGCAGATTTCTCTGCTGCAGTTGATAAGTTTCAGAAATCAGCTAAAAATCCCTCAACAGTTTCTTACGAAGAACGTTTGCAGAACTGGACTAAAATGACCATGGATAAAGATTCTGGTAATCTTGATGGACAAATGAAATGGGCGCTAACAGAAAGTGCTGATTGGAAAAATATGACTTTGCCAACCCTTTGGGAGGACGCAGCACTTAAAAACCTCGATGGTGTGGTTTGGTTTACAAAAAAGATCACGATTCCAGAAAACTGGAAAATAAATGAAGCAAAGCTTAATTTGGGCACTATTGACGATAACGACATTACTTTTATAAACGGGGTAAAAGTTGGCGAGACGGTAGGGTATAATATTGGAAGAACATATGGAATACCCGCTAATTTGCTCAAAGTGGGAGAAAATGTGATCACTGTGAGGGTTTTTGATAGTGGGGGCGGGGGCGGCTTATATGGCGACCCTAAAGAGTTAAATTTAACAAATGGTTCTACCGAGAAAATTTCATTGGCTGGTGAATGGAAATATAAAATAGGCTTGGATTTTAAAAATATCGAGCCAAAGCCCTTTGAAGAAAATGGTCCCAACCGCCCAACAGTTTTATACAATGCCATGATTCACCCTTACCAACAATTTTCGATTAAAGGGGCTATTTGGTATCAAGGAGAAGCTAATGCCGATAGGGCCTACCAATACCGCGAGTTGTTCCCAACAATGATCAAAGATTGGCGTCAGAAGTGGGCACAGGGCGATTTTCCTTTCTATTATGTTCAATTGGCTAATTTTATGCAGGTTGATAATGTGCCTGTAGAATCTGCATGGGCAGAGCTTAGGGAGGCACAGCAAAAAACACTTGCTTTGCCAAATACAGGCATGGCAACCATTATTGATATTGGCGATGCAAAAGATATCCACCCAAAAAATAAACAAGAGGTAGGCAGAAGATTGGCATTAATAGCCCTGGCTAAAACATATGGCCAAAAAGTAAATTACTCAGGCCCTGTTTATCAATCAAGTAAAATTGAAGGAAAACAGATTCTTTTAACGTTTGGCAATAGCCAAAATGGATTAAAAGCTGCAGATGGTGCAGCGTTAACAGGTTTTGCCATCGCGGGAGCAGATAAGAAATTTTATTGGGCCAAAGCAAGTATTCGGGGGAATCAGATTATCGTAAGTAGCGATCAGGTGGAAAACCCCGTTGCTGTTCGTTATGCATGGGGAAATAATCCTGTTTGTAACCTGGTTAGTAACGATGGCTTGCCAGCTTCACCATTCAGAACAGATACCTGGCTGGGCCTTACCTTTGGAAAGAAATAATCGATAAAAATTGTGCAATGTGTGTGCTTAAATCCGTGCAATGCAGGCAATATTTAAAGTAGCGTTATTTTTTGTGGCTTACTTTATATTTTTACTGGTTAACCGGAAATTATGCCAAATATCTTATCAGACCAGGAAACCATTCTCCTGATTGCTAACCTGGAAGAAAAATTATTAGATGGGTTTAAAAAAACAGACCTGAACACGCTCGATTTGTTGTTTGCCGATGGGATGCTTTTTCACGATCAGTACGGGAATGTGTTGGATAAAGAAATGGACATGGATGCCTACCGGACGGGTATGATAAAAATCACTAAAATCAATGTATCCAAACGGGAAATACGTGTTTTTGAATCTATTGTTATCGTTTCTGCAAGTCTTTTTATTAAAGGTAAATACGCCGATATTTTGCTGAATGGCAAATATCGATGGCTGAGGGTTTGGGGCAAAGTGAAAGAAGATTGGAAGGTAATTTCTGCCAGTTGTACAAGCATTTCAGTTTGAAATTTTTGTCTAAAAATAAGAACGGGGAATAACCAATGGCTATCCCCCGATTCTAAATTAACGCTCTCTGGATCTAATATAGAACTATTCTCAGTTTCCATCAAGAGCTGGTGGGCAAACAAAGGTTGATGCTTGCCTTGGCCCGTTAAAAATTGGAACATATTCCAACATTGGTGTAAACATGCTGCTTTTCAAACTGTATAATTTTTTTACCCTTCGGTTTGTTATGTCCATAGTTTTGGTTTGCACTAGCAATTTACGGTGTTTTTTTATTGTTTAAATCTGGATTACTAAATCGTTTTAATATTCATTCATATTTATTATTTTTATAAAATATTATCTAACCAATTGTCCTTTTATGAAAAGAATACCTGCCTTAATCTATTTTCTGGTTTCCTGTCTATCCATGCATACTTTGTGTGCCCAAAATTTAACTGACTTTAATAAAACGCCTTTAAAACAACATGTTTACGTGCAATTGCCAGTTGGTAGTATTAAAGCTAAAGGGTGGCTGCTAAAACAGTTAGAGCAACAAAGAGATGGTGCAACAGGAATGGCTGAAGAGTTGTATCCGGAAAAAGATAATTTGGGTAAAAATTCCGATTGGTTGGGCGGTGACGGAAATGGGTGGGAGCGGGTACCCTATTATGTTAAAGGTTTAGCCGCATTAGCCTATACCTTAGACGATCCAATGCTAAAAGCGAAAGCGCAAAAATATATCGATTGGACTTTAAACAATCAGCAAGCGAATGGATTGTTTGGTCCGCCAAAAATGAAAGATTGGTGGCCACGCATACCCATGTTGTATGCCCTGCAGAGTTATTATGAAGCTACAAATGATAAAAGGGTTATTCCGTTTCTATCAAAATATTTTAAATACGAGCTTAATAATCTCGATGCTGATCCATTAAAAGATTGGGCTAAAGCAAGAGCAGCCGATAATATGGAAATTGCCATTTGGCTTTACAATAAAACCGGCGAACAGGATTTATTAAAACTCGTAGAAAAGTTAAAACAACAGGCATACCCTTGGATTGATATTTATAGCAATAATGGATTTTACTTTTTTGGTGATGATTTTCAGCCTAAACATATGGTTAATGTGGCTCAGGCATTAAAATTCCCTGGAGTTTATGCGCAACTTGAAGATCACCCCTCTAATTTGGAAGCACTTTCTAAGGGCATAGCACATATTATGCACGATCATGGTCAGCCCCAAGGTTTAGGCTCTGGAACTGAGTTCCTGGCAGGTACAAGCAGTATTGAAGGGGTAGAAACCTGTACTGTGGTAGAATGGATGCAAAGTTTAGAAACAGCGGCAAAGGTTATTCATGATGCAAAAATTGGCGATCAATTGGAAAAAGTGGCTTTTAATGCTTTGCCTGCACAGTTTAGTCGAGATTTTAAAAACCATTCATATTATACACTACCCAATCAGGTTCAAAGTATTCATGGCGAGCAAGGCTTTAATCAAGATTATGCCACAGGTATCATTTCCAGTCCATATTCGGGTTTTGGCTGCTGCCGCTATAACATGCACATGGGTTGGCCTTATTTTGTAAAAAGTAGTGTAGTAGCTACTCCAGAGAAAGGTTTGGCTATAATTACCTATGGACCTATGGAAATAAAAACTGTTGTGGCCGAAAACAAAAAGATAAAAATCACTGAAGAAACCAATTATCCCTTCGAAGAACAGATCAGATTAAAAGTAGAACTTGCTGCTGCAACCTCCTTTCCGTTAATTTTAAGAATCCCAGCTTGGAGTATAAAGCCAAGTATTAAACTAAATGGAATTATATTAAAAGGAGTAAAAGCTGGA
The nucleotide sequence above comes from Pedobacter riviphilus. Encoded proteins:
- a CDS encoding Na+/H+ antiporter, with translation MENYAIVIFILAVMIGLSAIADRIKIPYPILLIIAGIAVGFIPSLPPIDINPEIIFLIFLPPLLYDAAFNISFKEFKTNINTILTLAITLVFITAIGIAVVAHYIIPGMSWPVSFVLGAILSATDAVAAMSITKGLGLSHKTNTILEGESLVNDASALVAYRFAVAAVTGTAFVFWKASLEFVLLMAGGFLTGMVMSKILAFIIKRIHNNRLATISFILLMPFVTYLIAEQVHVSGVIAVVILGLGISRFSNKVFPEQLKNQSKNIWDIIIFLLNGLIFILIGLQFPYVYKNISGTDILPYIGYSLVITIIALLLRMARVFLQKFNLQKAFQKGKHRITEGALLDFKNSLIISWSGMRGIVSLAIAIGLPATLSDGSAFPQRNAIIFISVVVVLFTLIGQGLTLPWLVKKLATEED
- a CDS encoding RNA recognition motif domain-containing protein → MVKIFIGGLPDNIQEMDLAILVSLHGRVETIKIVRDRATGKCKGYAFLEIYSLPDAKNIVSTLNGETFKGNIITVKISEEESGAKTTKPKANPAFKSKRPRLQR
- a CDS encoding sialate O-acetylesterase, translated to MSIHRLRSILLIVLLLFTSQFIQAKILLPSVFGNNMVLQQKTNAAIWGQADAGKAVKVTVSWNKINYGAIADANGNWKIKVATPGYGGPYTITISDGELLVLNNILIGDVWICSGQSNMEMPLAGWGKILNYEKEIAEAKFPDIRLLQVDHVTSNSPINDAKVANDGWQECSPKYIAGFSSTAYFFAREVYEKTKIPIGLIHTSWGGTIAEAWTSAESLKKMADFSAAVDKFQKSAKNPSTVSYEERLQNWTKMTMDKDSGNLDGQMKWALTESADWKNMTLPTLWEDAALKNLDGVVWFTKKITIPENWKINEAKLNLGTIDDNDITFINGVKVGETVGYNIGRTYGIPANLLKVGENVITVRVFDSGGGGGLYGDPKELNLTNGSTEKISLAGEWKYKIGLDFKNIEPKPFEENGPNRPTVLYNAMIHPYQQFSIKGAIWYQGEANADRAYQYRELFPTMIKDWRQKWAQGDFPFYYVQLANFMQVDNVPVESAWAELREAQQKTLALPNTGMATIIDIGDAKDIHPKNKQEVGRRLALIALAKTYGQKVNYSGPVYQSSKIEGKQILLTFGNSQNGLKAADGAALTGFAIAGADKKFYWAKASIRGNQIIVSSDQVENPVAVRYAWGNNPVCNLVSNDGLPASPFRTDTWLGLTFGKK
- a CDS encoding nuclear transport factor 2 family protein; the encoded protein is MPNILSDQETILLIANLEEKLLDGFKKTDLNTLDLLFADGMLFHDQYGNVLDKEMDMDAYRTGMIKITKINVSKREIRVFESIVIVSASLFIKGKYADILLNGKYRWLRVWGKVKEDWKVISASCTSISV
- a CDS encoding beta-L-arabinofuranosidase domain-containing protein — protein: MKRIPALIYFLVSCLSMHTLCAQNLTDFNKTPLKQHVYVQLPVGSIKAKGWLLKQLEQQRDGATGMAEELYPEKDNLGKNSDWLGGDGNGWERVPYYVKGLAALAYTLDDPMLKAKAQKYIDWTLNNQQANGLFGPPKMKDWWPRIPMLYALQSYYEATNDKRVIPFLSKYFKYELNNLDADPLKDWAKARAADNMEIAIWLYNKTGEQDLLKLVEKLKQQAYPWIDIYSNNGFYFFGDDFQPKHMVNVAQALKFPGVYAQLEDHPSNLEALSKGIAHIMHDHGQPQGLGSGTEFLAGTSSIEGVETCTVVEWMQSLETAAKVIHDAKIGDQLEKVAFNALPAQFSRDFKNHSYYTLPNQVQSIHGEQGFNQDYATGIISSPYSGFGCCRYNMHMGWPYFVKSSVVATPEKGLAIITYGPMEIKTVVAENKKIKITEETNYPFEEQIRLKVELAAATSFPLILRIPAWSIKPSIKLNGIILKGVKAGEMFTIAREWNNQDQLELNFPMEITTHAQVNNSISVERGPIVYALEIKAVNKVTKTHPVAGFTDYEIHPESAWNYGLMIGKSGLNNASVLKSKMPENPFIAASAPVKVKVQAKKIPSWGLDYNKLAAFDVPFSPIVSAEKQEEVMLVPYGSENIRLSCFPVIGEPKKINKTLVENFDRGMARNWVFYGGGWFWKDGQVNAASNSGSGGYGINGSKYVANGTDFKDFIYQADVKINTAGDAGLMFRVSNPAIGPDAYQGYYVGLDQLNGNILLGKASGQKWTVISSGKYPVEMNKMYTLKIVAKGDKFDIFINGSAQPVLSATDNQYTSGSIGLRAYKALASFDSVKINAF